Within Pseudomonas paeninsulae, the genomic segment GACTTGGGCGTCAGGCTGTCCATGGATGACTTTGGCACCGGCTATTCGTCCCTCGGCTATCTGCGCACATTCCCTTTCGATGGGTTGAAGATCGATCGCAGTTTCGTCTCCGACCTGGACGGTTGCGAGAACAGCCAGGCAATCATCAAGGCGATCATCGGACTCGGCCGGGCGCTCTCCCTGACCGTGACGGCCGAGGGTGTGGAGTCGCAAGAACAACTCGATATTCTCCAGCGATACGACTGCGAGGAAGCCCAGGGCTATTTCCTCGATCGGCCGATGCAGCCGGCCCTGCTGCGCAGTGCCCTGGCGTGCCAGGAGCAAGGTGCATGAACTGGGGTGGCTGATCGTGAGGCTGCAACAAGCTTTATGCTGCTCAGCGATGGCCCCCGCGGCCGGTGCCGCACGACTCTGTAGGAGGGGCGGCCCGGCACCCGGTTAAACCGGCTCCGGCACATCCTCGCTGCTGTCCATGGCCACCTGACGGATCGACAGGCGAATCTCTGCCGGTAGCACGCGCTTGGCGGCGCCTTCGGCGAGTTCGTTGAGCAACGGGTGGTGGCTGAGTTTGCCGGCCGGGTCCTGGCGCAGCACGCTCTGGTCGAGCAGGGTCTGAATGAAGTGGCGGAACAGGCTCTTGTCGAAGAATTCCGGGGCGTTGAGGCCATGCAGGATCGACAGGCGCTGGGCCATCACGGTACACAGGTCTTCCAGTTCCTCGGCGCTGATCGCGTGCTGGCCGGCATTGAGCAGCAGGGCGGTGGCCATGTAGAAACGCTGCAGGGTCTGGGCGATGGTGCGCGAGAGCAGGGTTAGCAGGACGAAATGCCGCGAGCTGGGAACCGGGCGTACATAGACGTCGGCCTCGAAGGTGAGCAGGCCCTGCTCGACGAAGGCGGCCAGCCATTGGTCGACCACGGCGTCCAACTCGTCCAGGTTCCAGCGCATGAACAACTCGGCTTGCAGGTAAGGGTAGAGCGCGCGGGTATAGCGCAGGATCTGTTCGCGGCTGATCCGCGCGCTGCTCTGGAAGAAGCTGGTCAGCAGCGCGGGTAGGGCGAAAATGTGCAGCACATTGTTGCGGTAGTAGGTCATCAGGACGGCGTTGTGCTCGTCTAGATAGAGGATCTTGCCCAGCGCATCGCGCTGTTCGGCCAACAGGCCCATGGCCTGCACGTACTCGATCAGCGCTTGGCCGTCGCCCTCCGGCAGGGTGCAGTGCGGCGAGTAGGGTACGCGGCGTAGCAGCGCCAGGTAGAGATCCAGCACCCGCGCCAAGGCGGGTTCGTCGAGGGCCAGCTTGCTGGTGGACAGCAGCGCCAGGGCCACCAGGTTGACCGGGTTGATCGCCGCCGCTTCGTTGAGGTGTTGCGCCACGCGTTGGCCGAGCTTGCTGGTGGCCTCGTTCAGCCAGCTTGGCCGGTAATGCGGTGCGAGGTCCTGGCTGCGCCAGTCCGGTTGTTGCTGGTCGAGGAACTCGGCCAGCTTGATTGGCTCGCCGAAATTCACCCAGACCTGGCCGAAGCGCTGCTTGAGCGCGCCTATGACCTTGAAGATATCGAAGATCGACTCCTTCTTCTTGCTCGCGCCGCGCAGCTCGCCCAGGTAGGTGCGGCCTTCCAGCACCCGTTCGTAGCCGACATACACCGGCACGAACACCACCGGCAGGCGGTGGCTGCGCAGGAAGCTACGCATCGTGATGGCGAGCATGCCGGTCTTCGGCTGGAGCATGCGGCCGGTGCGCGAGCGGCCGCCTTCGACGAAGTACTCGACCGGGAAGCCCTTGCTGAACAGGCTGTGCAGGTATTCGTTGAACACCGCGGTGTACAGCGGGTTGCCCTTGAAGGTGCGGCGCATAAAGAAGGCGCCGCCACGGCGTAGCAGGCCGCCGATGATCGGCATGTTGAGGTTGATCCCGGCGGCGATATGCGGCGGGGTCAAGCCGTTGCGAAACAGCAGGTAGGACAGCAGCAGGTAGTCGATATGGCTGCGGTGGCAGGGTACGTAGATTACCTCGTGACCCTGGGCGACCTCCTGTACGCCTTCGATGTGATTGACCTTGATGCCGTCGTAGATCTTGTTCCAGAACCAGCTGAGCAGCAGTTCGAGGAAGCGGATCACCGTGTAGGTGTAGTCCGAGGCGATTTCGTTGCCGTAACGCAGGGCCTGGCTTTCGGCTTTTTCAAGGCTGATACCTTCACGCTCGGCTTCCTCGATGATCGCCTGGCGAACCTGCGGGCCGTGCACCAGACCCTTGACCAGGTTGCGCCGGTGCGACACGTCCGGGCCGATGACCGCGGCCTTCTGGTTGCGAAAGTGTACGCGCAGGATGCGCTGAACCATGCGCAGGGTGCGCTCGTGGCCCTTGTCCTGCTCGACCAGCTCGCGCAGGTGAATCGGCGTGGAGAACTGTACGCGGGTCTTGCGCCCCAGAATCAGGATGCTCACCAACCGGCGCAGACGCCCGGTGACCGCCCAGCTGTCGGCGAACAGCAGCTTCCAGGCGCTGGTTTCCCGATCCGGCGACTGGCCCCAGAACACGCTGACCGGGATGATCTGGGCATCGTCCACGGCATGCTGGCTAAGGGCGCTGATCAGGCGTTGCAGGGTCGGCGCAATGCCGCGCTTGTCCTGGCGGCCGAGCCAGTCCGGCTCCGGGGTCAAGTAGAAGAACGCCGCCGGCTCCAGCAGATCGCCCACCGCGACCGGCAATATCGGGCGCGGCAGGCCGGCCTTGCGACATTCCGTATCGACCACCGCCAGATCGCTCAAGGACGGCAGTTGCAGCACATAGAACACTGGCTTGCTGCGGTCGAGCTTGAGGGTGAAGGCCGACTGGTTGATGGTTTCCGAACGCACCCAGAGGTACAGCAGGCGGCGCAGGGTACCGAACACGAGGCGGCGAAACGGGGAGCGGGTCATACGGAGTCTGCTGACTGTGCAAACGAGCAATTGCTCGGGGCGGCTAGTGTGCCGGATCGCTGGCGTGCCGGCAAAAGCTTGTCATGGGCCGGTTGGTTGAAGCGTTGGGCCGGGCGCGCAGGTCGGCGGAGGGGCGCGTGCCTGAAGCAAACCTGGGTTGAAGACGCCGCGTAAGCCAGCACGGTGTCAGCAGGCCCGCCGCCATGCTGGGTTACGCCGCGCTTGAAATGCGCTCTTGGCAGCCAGCGCCTGGGCGGCTAACCCATCCTGCGGAGCAATCTTGCGTCAAGGGCATGCCTTGCGGGTTCTTGGCTTGCACTGTCGGTGCTCGACTCCTTATAGTCCCGCCGGCATTTAAAGGCCGTTTCGCTGCTCTATACGGGCCGCGAGCAGGATCTGTTAGCGCACGGGTGAGGGACCATGATCGAGATAAGCAATCTAACCAAGCGTTTCGCACAGCACACGGTGGTGGACGACCTGTCCTTCAGCGTCGAGCGGGGGGAAGTGTTGGGCTTTCTCGGCCCGAACGGTGCCGGCAAGTCCACCACCATGAAGATGCTCACCGGTTTTCTTGCGCCAACGTCCGGTACGGCGAGCATTCTCGGCTTCGATATCCAGAGAGATACCCTCAAGGCCCAGCGCCAGATCGGTTACTTGCCCGAAGGCGCGCCCTGTTATGGCGACATGACGGTGCGCGGTTTTCTCGACTTCATCGCCGAGGTGCGCGGCTTCAAGGGTGCGGCGAAGCGTCAGCGAGTGGCCAAGGCAGTGGCTCAGGTCGAGCTGGAAAATGTCCTCGAACAGTCCATCGAGACCCTGTCCAAGGGCTTCAAACGCCGGGTCGGCCTAGCCCAGGCGATCCTGCATGACCCCAAGGTACTGATCCTCGACGAGCCCACCGATGGCCTTGATCCGAACCAGAAGCACCAGGTACGCAAGCTGATCCAGAGCCTGGCCTACGACAAGATCGTGATCATCTCCACCCATATTCTTGAAGAGGTTTCAGCCGTGTGCACCCGTGCGGTGGTGATCGCCCACGGCAAGCTGCTCGCCGATGGCACGCCGCTGGAATTGGAAAGCCGCTCGCGCTATCACCAAGCGGTCACCCTGGTGGCCGAAGAGCCACTGGATCGGGTGGCGCTGGCGGCATTGCCGGGCGTGCTCGCGGTGGAAGAGAACGAGCGTGAGCACAGCCTCAGCGTGCTGGCCAAGCCGGGCGA encodes:
- a CDS encoding ABC transporter ATP-binding protein, whose translation is MIEISNLTKRFAQHTVVDDLSFSVERGEVLGFLGPNGAGKSTTMKMLTGFLAPTSGTASILGFDIQRDTLKAQRQIGYLPEGAPCYGDMTVRGFLDFIAEVRGFKGAAKRQRVAKAVAQVELENVLEQSIETLSKGFKRRVGLAQAILHDPKVLILDEPTDGLDPNQKHQVRKLIQSLAYDKIVIISTHILEEVSAVCTRAVVIAHGKLLADGTPLELESRSRYHQAVTLVAEEPLDRVALAALPGVLAVEENEREHSLSVLAKPGEVIFAQVNALIAQRGWRVKELNVERGRLDEVFRRLTRGEVV
- the plsB gene encoding glycerol-3-phosphate 1-O-acyltransferase PlsB, with amino-acid sequence MTRSPFRRLVFGTLRRLLYLWVRSETINQSAFTLKLDRSKPVFYVLQLPSLSDLAVVDTECRKAGLPRPILPVAVGDLLEPAAFFYLTPEPDWLGRQDKRGIAPTLQRLISALSQHAVDDAQIIPVSVFWGQSPDRETSAWKLLFADSWAVTGRLRRLVSILILGRKTRVQFSTPIHLRELVEQDKGHERTLRMVQRILRVHFRNQKAAVIGPDVSHRRNLVKGLVHGPQVRQAIIEEAEREGISLEKAESQALRYGNEIASDYTYTVIRFLELLLSWFWNKIYDGIKVNHIEGVQEVAQGHEVIYVPCHRSHIDYLLLSYLLFRNGLTPPHIAAGINLNMPIIGGLLRRGGAFFMRRTFKGNPLYTAVFNEYLHSLFSKGFPVEYFVEGGRSRTGRMLQPKTGMLAITMRSFLRSHRLPVVFVPVYVGYERVLEGRTYLGELRGASKKKESIFDIFKVIGALKQRFGQVWVNFGEPIKLAEFLDQQQPDWRSQDLAPHYRPSWLNEATSKLGQRVAQHLNEAAAINPVNLVALALLSTSKLALDEPALARVLDLYLALLRRVPYSPHCTLPEGDGQALIEYVQAMGLLAEQRDALGKILYLDEHNAVLMTYYRNNVLHIFALPALLTSFFQSSARISREQILRYTRALYPYLQAELFMRWNLDELDAVVDQWLAAFVEQGLLTFEADVYVRPVPSSRHFVLLTLLSRTIAQTLQRFYMATALLLNAGQHAISAEELEDLCTVMAQRLSILHGLNAPEFFDKSLFRHFIQTLLDQSVLRQDPAGKLSHHPLLNELAEGAAKRVLPAEIRLSIRQVAMDSSEDVPEPV